The Aspergillus nidulans FGSC A4 chromosome VIII genome contains the following window.
TTGTGACATATCGTCTATCCCGCCAGCATGTCCGAAGAAAAAGCGAATCAGCGAATGACGACAACTACCTAATACCTAGCTTATCCAGCGCTGCTATGAATACGCCATCAGAGTTACACGCGGCCATCAATGGAATCAATCAGAACAAGCAGGCGAAGAAAAAGGCCGATGCCCCCATGACGTACAGTGATGATTGGCAGGTTCGGGCTGCAGGCCGAGTAATGGCGTTACTGTTTACTGCGAATAATGCAGACATACCTCGTAAACCACCAGGAACAGAATCAGCAGTCATGTCCAGGCAGCAAGGAGCTCACCGTGGGCACATCATTCCAATCAGCTCCTTTTATAACACAAGGCTTGATTATTCAAATCTTGTGGTGGCAGACTTTGAGGCCTGGGAGTCGAGAACAACGAAATTCTCTTTTTGTCAATatcccttcttcctcagcattGGAGCTAAAATCCAGATCCTGGAACACGATGCCCGCCGCCAAATGGAGGTCAAAGCCCGAGAAGCGTTCTTCAGTAGCATTCTGACGCGAAAGGCCGTGAGCCAGTATTTCGTGCTAAGAGTACGGCGCGAGTGCTTGGTAGAAGACAGCCTGCAGCGTGTCAGTGAGGTTCTGGGGTCGAGCCCTGAGGAAATGAAAAAGGGGCTTCGTATCGGGTTCGTTGGTGAAGAGGGTGTGGACGCAGGTGGGTTGCGGAAAGAGTggttcctgctcctcgtccgGGAGGTGTTTGATCCCCATCACGGTACGTCCCAAGTCCAGCCCTTGAGATAATTGCAGCGGCTAACTTGCGGTCTAGGACTATTCATCTACGATGAAGATTCTCGGTATTGTTATTTCAACCCATATTGCTTAGAATCGTCAGAGCAGTTCTTCTTAGTTGGAGTTGTGCTTGGGCTGGCTATCTATAACTCGATTATTCTTGACATCGCCCTTCCGCCGTTCGCATTCAAAAAGTTGCTGGCAGGAGCGCCGCAGACGACTGGACCGCAGCCATTAACGACACGTCCTACATATAAGTGCAGCCTAGAAGATCTGGCGGAGTATCGGCCTGTCCTTGCTAGAGGCCTGCGGGCACTTTTGGAGTTCGAGGGTGATGTCGCCGAAACTTTTTGCCATACTTTTGTTGCCGACGTCGACCGGTATGGTGAGGTTGTCTCTGTACCACTTTGTCCCGGCGGCGAGAAGAAACCGGTGACAAATGCGAACCGTCGAGAATTTGTCGATCTCTTTGTTCATTATCACTTAGACACCGCGGTGGCGCGGCAGTTCGAGCCCTTCCGGCGTGGAttcttcagcgtctgcgGCGGCAATGCGTTGTCCTTATTCCGTCCCGAAGAGATTGAACTCTTGGTTCGTGGATCTGATGAGCAGCTAGATGTGAAATCGCTGAGGGCGGTCGCCACATATCTCAACTGGGGGACACCAAAGCCAGAGTCGGTGCCCGTGGTGCGATGGTTTTGGGAGTATTTTGAACGGGCAAATCCCGAAGCACAGCGCAAAATCCTTTCATTCGTCACGAGCAGCGACCGCATTCCGGCCATGGGGGCAACGAGTCTGAACATCCAGCTGATTTGTTTAGGAGATGACTCGCCGCGGTTTCCAACCGCACATACATGCTTTAACCGGCTTGGGTTGTACAGGTATAAGACACGGGAGAAGTTCGAGCGATTACTCTCGGAGGCAGTGCTGAACAGTGAAGGATTTGGGCTGAAGTAACGAAATTGCTTTTGGGTTGTGTATAGCTTGGCTTTTTCCTCGGAGATAAACGTAAAGGTAAAATGTTGAGTTGTGAGGTGGGAGATAAGAACCTCATTGCAGATAGTATGCTTACCCAGATATGCTTACCCGATTGGAATGGTATAAATGTGTCAGCTGATACTTTAAGCCTTGACACGATGAATAAAACCGAAGTATCGTTATTCTTTTTGACCCACTTGCGTTACAGTCATGTAGGCAATggcaggaagagaagaaaaatgcgGAAAGACAGCTCCTTCTCATAGCACTGCATTGTTGACCGGTTCCTGCATTGGGATACAATGGGAGTGGGGGAAACCGAGGGACAGTTCCTGGTCAGGGATGCTTTCTCATAGCAGGGCTTCAATTGTTTATTGCTGTGCGCACTTTGATTTGCACTGGGCAATAAATACACACAATGTACCTGTTGCTGGCAGCTAAGATTATAGTGGAGAGCGAAGATCGGAGTCAGATGTTGATCTTTGTGGGGCATGAACTTGTACTAGACATACTCTCTCCAGGAACACCAGTATTCGAACATGTAGCTTATCTGCGCCCACTTTCGAGTGTCGCACCAGAGTGTCGCACCagaagaaagtgaagagCCAGAATAGTATACAAACGCATCGCCTCTGCTACGGAAGAGGCCTCCGCCACGGAGGCAAATACGTACACGAAGGCCAATTTCCTCACATTGTATCGGCTAGTGTGAGACGCATGTTTAATCCGGGATTGGGCAAACGGACGATTTGCAAAGGCAGTCTTGTATGTACGTTGCAGGTGCTAGAAATGTGCGATGGCTGAGGTCAAGGTGTTCCTGCCTGCTAGTAAGCAGTTTTCATTGACGTTAGCGGCAGACCGCTCAGATATTGGCCTGATGTCCTGCCGATTGACAACACACCCGGCATAAGAAACTGCCAAAATTGACGTAAAGCCGTTTTGTACCTTTGCCGATGCATAATCCCCCAATTATATCTTTAGACCGAAGAGAGCAGTCCGCAATTCAGAGATCAACCAATTGCTCCTGGGGTCGACAGCGAGACGGCGGACGGCGGACGGCGGACGGCAATGCTGCCTGCAAAGCCGGAACTGAGCAGTGAGGGAAGACCGCGTACTGGAGACCGTTGACTGGTTGAAGTCCAGTGACAGCGGAAGGCCCTCGCTCGTACGGAAGCTCGCAAGTTTCTGGTTGTAGCGGTGAAGGAGTCGAGATTCATGACGGTAACCTGATCCTCTTTGAAGGCTCTGCCGGGCACATGTCGCGAAGTATCGACATCATACAGTTGTCTAGGCTCCGTAGGAGAGACAGAAATGAAGGTGCTGCGTTGCAGGGCCGGGTTCAGGGAAGTAAAGCATCTATGGTAGCTGTCAAGCAGAATGCAGACATgcaggcggaggagctgaGTGAACTTGCTCGGGAAGCAAGTGATGCATACTAGCGTACCTTGGGATACCGTACGTCTTGTCGACTGGTGTGGGTGGCCATGGGGGAATTGACTCGCACATCCTCCTGCAACACAGTCACGGGTCCTTATGGTCTGGGCTGACAGGTCAGGTGCACCATAGCGTAAACAGGCAAAGATGACGGTGCAGGGCCTAGGCATGGCTTCGTCCCGCGTTCACACCTCGAAATTCGTTAGATACGGTGATTTTGCAGCACACACTGACAGGGTAGCTCTTCCATCTACCAGACGCTACCGTACGCTGCGCTTCGCCCTGAAATCAGCATTTGATCGGTTCAATGGGACTTTTGAAGTCAGCCTGTCTTTGCATCAATGTTGACCGGCCTCTCCGGGTGGGGCAATCGGGATCCGTCTTGATTCTTCGCTAGGATTCCctcagaagaaggatgcagaATACTCCGGGCTGATTCGCAGAAGTACAATCTTGTCTTTACCGGTCTATCCCAGTTGGCATGTCTGGTGTAGAAGCTGGACTGCCCTCAGCTCACCCGCACTCTATTTAGACCGGCCCAGTCCCCCTCCCCAGCTTTCCGCCTCACTTTCTCTTTGCCTCTCCTCAAGGTCTCTTCTCTCTTGCCTTTCTTCCAAGTCTCAATCCTCGCCAGTATATACTCAATTGATCCATCACAATGGCTGCCGACATCCCCAAGACTATGAAGGCCCTCCTGTAAGTCGCACAACTGGATGCTCCTTGGTGAAGCTCACTCACTCATTGCTTTAGGTACGATAAGCCCGAGGTGCACAAGATCGCCGAGATCCCGGTCCCAACGCTTCGCGAGAACGATGTCTTGGTAGGAGTAAAGAGCCGGCGGTCTCAGTATGCTTGGTTAACACAATTGGTCATAcagatcaaggtcaaggcgtGCGGTGTCTGCGGTACCGATCTCCACATTCACGAGGGTGAATTCATTGCACAGGTAGGCCATTGCTTAACCACGTCAGGTATTGAGCTGTGTTGACATTCCTCACAGTTCCCTCTGGTTCCAGGTACGTCGGGCGTCCTCGGCCCTAGCCGCGGGAGCGGAGACAGTGGAGACAGATATCAGTGCTGACACCATCAGGCCACGAGACTGTCGGTGTCGTTGCAGCAGTGGGTCCCAAGGTCAAGGGCTTCGAAATCGGCGATCGTGTCGTCGCCGACAATTCTGAGCTCTGCGGCGAGTGTTTCTATTGTCGTCGGGGCGATGAGTTGTTCTGCGAGAATTTTCAGGCCCACGGTGTCACCATGAACGGGGGCTTCGCGGAGTACTGCGCCTACCCTGGTACGCACGGCTAACATCTGTGGTCTGTCACTTTTGTTGACAAGAGACAGCTGGCAGGGTCTTCAAAATCCAGAATCTCTCTGACGTTGATGCCACACTCCTCGAGCCTGCTTCATGCGCGGCCCACGGTCTTGACAAGATCGCTCCGAAGATGGGCTCCCGTGTCCTTCTCTTCGGCGCCGGTCCCACCGGCCTGGTGTGTTCATATTGAATATCCGGCATGCATAAACATACTGACAGCCCTAGATTCTCGCCCAACTACTCCGCCTGAACGGTGGATGCCACGTCGTAGTCTGTGCTCCTGAGGGTCTCAAGATGGAGCTCGCAAAATCCCTCGGCGCTGGCGACGAGTATATCGGACTGTCGCGCCAGGACCCCAGTGCTcagttcaacaagctcaaggccGACAACCCCTACGGCTTCGATATTGTCGTCGAGGCCACCGGTAACGTCAAAATCCTTGAAGACTCCATCAACTATGTGCGCCGCGGCGGTAAACTCGTCGTGTACGGCGTTTACGCCAACAAGGACCGCGTTTCGTGGCCCCCCAGCAAGATCTGTAAGTCTTTCTTGCTTTATGGAGGCTGGAACTTACAATGAACTGTATAGTCGGCGACGAAATCCAAATCATCGGCAGCTTCTCCGAAGTCTACAAATTCCCCGCCGCCATTGACTACCTCGACTCCGGCAAGGTCAAGGTTTCGGGCATTGTCAACAAAGTGTATAAAATTGAGCAGTGGGAGGAGTGTCTTCAATCAATGCGAAATAAGAGCGCCATCAAGGCTGCTATCGTTTTTGAATAGACAATAGACGGTGTGGGTTGGAATGCATGAGTGGACGCTTTGGGGACTAAAGGTTGGTATATGACACAAATTTAGAAAGAACTTGGTCATAGACAATATATAGCGTTTTAGAATGACATCTAGATTACTGCTTATATATCATTCTTCCGCCACCAAGGTCCTTAGTCCTTACATGGGGTCCATCCGCCATACTTCCTGGGGGCACTGCGGGCCCCATGCATGACTACCTAAATAGGACTAGCCCCTGTCCAGTGTCCACAGCTGATCTTATCGATAAGTTCGTCACTTGAGCTTCATTTCACCACGCAACTTCAATTCCATTTCGCCTCAATTTCACAGCGAAACGTGTATCTAAAATGGTCAAACCACTTACATTCAAAGGCGACAAGCCCAAATCCAAAAAGCGCAAGaatccctcctccacctccaccgacTTCTCCGCGCCCGCAAAACTCCCTAAACAATCACAATCCTCCTCCGACCTCCGACAAGATCAAACTCCATACTCCAacgaagaagccgaaaacACCGCTGAAGACCAAAGTTGGGTCTCCGCGGACACAACATCTGACATATCAGGCCCAATCCTTATTGTCCTTCCCTCCGACCCACTGACATGCATAGCCTCAGACATGAACGGAAAGGTCTTCGCAAGCGAGCTGGAGAACCTGATTGACGGAGATGCAAGGACGGCCGAACCGCACGACGTGCGGCAAGTGTGGGTTGCGACGAGAGTTGCGGGGACGGAAGGCTTCAGTTTGAAGGGGGCGCATGGGAGGTTCGTCTTACAACATGATCTTACCGTGGCTGGATAGAGTTAAGAGTTTTAATGTGGTTCAGGTATCTCTCCTGCGACAAATACGGCCTCTTCAGCGCGACTGCCTCCGCAATTTCCCAGCACGAGAGCTTTCTCATCCACCCCTCCCCCGATATCCCAGGGGCATTCTTCATGCAGACTCAAGGTGGGACAGGGGAGAGCGATACATTTGTTTCGGTGAAAGAGGGCGCGAAGGGCGTTGAGATTCGGGGCGACGAAAATAGTCTGTCATTTCAGACGACGCTGCGCGTGCGTATGCAGGCGCGCTTCAAGCCGAGGATCAAGGCGAACAAGGAGACGAAGGCGCGGGAGAAGATTAGTCGGAAGGAGTTAGAGGAAATTGTGGGCAGGAGGTtgaatgaggatgaagtcaagagattgaggaaggcgaggaggGAGGGAAACTTTCATGAGGAGGTTCTGGATGTTAGGGTACGGGGGAAGCATGATAAGTTTGCTTAATAGTTTAGGATGTCATTGCGCTATATTATATAGACTCTTGATAGGATTGTCCGTGGAGAAAACGAATCCTTACTGGCTACAGATAACAGCCGCA
Protein-coding sequences here:
- a CDS encoding protein hulB (transcript_id=CADANIAT00002251); its protein translation is MPSLAAHKPSAHQSASSAGVQPGTSPIPVPIVGGRSPNRLRYGEPRVTGAPISPPSGPTFHRGHSRSISQPFASALSGVGKRRNKSISVEADVDTDDDDEDDDDIYIPNPNPISSSPRKGLPRVPPKEELTTGKCMTCNNTVRWPRHLKVFRCTECLTVNDLDPCQDSKGSVNLSTRKNAKPIQTIPRKGMPFTIPLTVERTKNIIDRCITTYLQQCLGAPPVPPKDTSSESFRQTSSKASEHLTVPQHPTAPRGRSVSSAGTREKADGGDTELGNFSYSKNPYPPVPPPKDSRNAPNSVNSRERSRLRESGKEKHPYIFRELEDYIISGLKGCDTLNVSFNSAHHAPRATPENSQPERDVERNPRRAQVDTAVELDAKTLLVGDLVENSSWWMVDEDSTGVPSHSQHKHRTTKIVSSRSPRINWIDVDKWYQLVLTAGTTWVEKWSVMKVSEEEDRARAEAWLMADLSVIEKDSEGRAAGNKAHTAKAQSGGPVQHPGIIKRILGLLSDLPSDCHHYLVSWFSRFSVGHFEKLVELVGRFVTYRLSRQHVRRKSESANDDNYLIPSLSSAAMNTPSELHAAINGINQNKQAKKKADAPMTYSDDWQVRAAGRVMALLFTANNADIPRKPPGTESAVMSRQQGAHRGHIIPISSFYNTRLDYSNLVVADFEAWESRTTKFSFCQYPFFLSIGAKIQILEHDARRQMEVKAREAFFSSILTRKAVSQYFVLRVRRECLVEDSLQRVSEVLGSSPEEMKKGLRIGFVGEEGVDAGGLRKEWFLLLVREVFDPHHGLFIYDEDSRYCYFNPYCLESSEQFFLVGVVLGLAIYNSIILDIALPPFAFKKLLAGAPQTTGPQPLTTQDLAEYRPVLARGLRALLEFEGDVAETFCHTFVADVDRYGEVVSVPLCPGGEKKPVTNANRREFVDLFVHYHLDTAVARQFEPFRRGFFSVCGGNALSLFRPEEIELLVRGSDEQLDVKSLRAVATYLNWGTPKPESVPVVRWFWEYFERANPEAQRKILSFVTSSDRIPAMGATSLNIQLICLGDDSPRFPTAHTCFNRLGLYRYKTREKFERLLSEAVLNSEGFGLK
- a CDS encoding zinc-dependent alcohol dehydrogenase family protein (transcript_id=CADANIAT00002252), giving the protein MAADIPKTMKALLYDKPEVHKIAEIPVPTLRENDVLIKVKACGVCGTDLHIHEGEFIAQFPLVPGHETVGVVAAVGPKVKGFEIGDRVVADNSELCGECFYCRRGDELFCENFQAHGVTMNGGFAEYCAYPAGRVFKIQNLSDVDATLLEPASCAAHGLDKIAPKMGSRVLLFGAGPTGLILAQLLRLNGGCHVVVCAPEGLKMELAKSLGAGDEYIGLSRQDPSAQFNKLKADNPYGFDIVVEATGNVKILEDSINYVRRGGKLVVYGVYANKDRVSWPPSKIFGDEIQIIGSFSEVYKFPAAIDYLDSGKVKVSGIVNKVYKIEQWEECLQSMRNKSAIKAAIVFE
- a CDS encoding uncharacterized protein (transcript_id=CADANIAT00002253) translates to MVKPLTFKGDKPKSKKRKNPSSTSTDFSAPAKLPKQSQSSSDLRQDQTPYSNEEAENTAEDQSWVSADTTSDISGPILIVLPSDPLTCIASDMNGKVFASELENLIDGDARTAEPHDVRQVWVATRVAGTEGFSLKGAHGRYLSCDKYGLFSATASAISQHESFLIHPSPDIPGAFFMQTQGGTGESDTFVSVKEGAKGVEIRGDENSLSFQTTLRVRMQARFKPRIKANKETKAREKISRKELEEIVGRRLNEDEVKRLRKARREGNFHEEVLDVRDCPWRKRILTGYR